The following proteins are encoded in a genomic region of Dioscorea cayenensis subsp. rotundata cultivar TDr96_F1 chromosome 8, TDr96_F1_v2_PseudoChromosome.rev07_lg8_w22 25.fasta, whole genome shotgun sequence:
- the LOC120266491 gene encoding protein RNA-directed DNA methylation 3, producing the protein MAVKGKGKEVTGKAPMPSASASSSGKRLASAGSDLHRKKRRRSGVLQFFDESAVDAGCDDAESDEDDDDNVDRDFIEDEANKPGDLKGAGKAHQLPFLVKEEELSGDELEELIKDRYGRDSKYVVHEDDAKVFDDVSHAHDMKDPNIWRVKCMVGRERQITFSLMQKFIDLQNFGSKLLIISVFTLDHVKGYVYIEADKAYDVSEACKGFMNLYPSRIGAVPRNEVPQLLSVQNKSFEVVENAWVRLKNGKYKGDLAQVVAVEAGQKRATIKLVPRIDLQAMSKKFGGGISLKEAEIPSPRLINAVELEDFRPHIQVRRDRQTGEEFDVLDGLMLKDGFVYKKVSIGSLVCWGVKPSKSELLQFSESNKDEPEDLGWISSVYSGQQKIKVVEASHQKSDDKQGNGYKLFDLVLFGRRDFGVIIALEDESCHILKGGMGCPEVVTMKQQEIKSICADKMFTASDRSKKTIYINDVVKVLEGPLEDKQGDVRHMYRGTLFIYDDFQTESSGLFCVKSELCEKIMDLKSSSCGKKGGKSSSSFTPSAPTTLDGEEDNGNLLSRPRQKMREQTYTVGQTLRIRKGPLKGYLCRVVGVYRSDVTVKLDSLAKVLTVNENLLSVANLKRDEPAAAASFDHFGAQDRKDADQEHGASLWDSKGIFGSVSGAGDSSRDVDGWDKSTGPSGEQNISWNKNIENTADDANDDCWAKASVKKECSSSNAWEKDKLPMDAGGSWDTEGFKKANESVTLDNQMSNWDKPRATAGSFDGWGVASDKEKAVSLEEGSSWGRTAAEVANDKNDSWDTKGKCTGRNEEDAWTKVGSLGKVVDDSKSWGRSIDGPSQSKTIDSTFQGVKQSGNWDNAAACKTVSAVSDGIGSWDQVNSPSSNQPEKSNKAKGESKWESEGWDKAGISTKGQTNGWNVSKSSDPAAGWDTVKGPSACQSDNWKKVEAPIAGERVGWEKAGSSSQIDTDRWNESKSFGGHQLSSWDKVEHPAHGQSESWGKAKNVGDESSGWSKNGVPGQDQPDGWSKPKSSFGDQASNWNNDANSHGQSGSWGKAKNVNEDESGGWNKAGASSGQVQQDGWSKPKSGHGDQVSSWNNEHNMESGKNNENSWEKAKSFEVGGFGCGGGRGENVNWGNWENKSGFNGEGSSSWGGGRGGNGDFGRGKDEGNKWSQPRDSGPSWGRGRGRFGGRGNRDQNDSWNAGGESEGGWRPGGGRGRGRNGGNNDNNWNGVGESEGRWRSGGGGRGRGRGHNAGNNNDSWNGAGESGGWRSGGGGEGGGRGHNVENNNDSWNGAGESGGWRSGGGGRGRGHNGGNNNDSWNGAGESEGGWRSGGGRGRGRGRNAGNNDNSWNGVGESEGGWRSGGGRGRGRNAWNNDYSWKGEGESEGGWRSGGGRGRGRNVRNNDDIAGGRSWGRGQGSGSGSGRFYSTDLKNDEDKFNGNFAGSSWTNNQYGGWDKSKADGQSEATGGISSRQGRWNGGNSAGSSWDNNDQYGGWDKPKTEFKNETAGGSSSQQGGWDGGKSAGSSWDKSQIGGLDKAKADGISEAAGGISSHGGGWDGGKSAGSSWDKSQIGGLDKAKTDGTSEAAGRSSGHRGCWDGGKSAGSSWDKSLISGLDKAKADGKSEAAEGSSSHRGGWNGGNSSGRNDSSGWDSSSQAAKNHSDWVKDVSFGEEAGEFSSWNSNKDEAQKTSTADKGGNSWDKPAGNWGNTKDSDGDKGGW; encoded by the exons ATGGCAGTGAAGGGAAAGGGGAAGGAGGTCACGGGCAAGGCCCCAATGCCGTCCGCCTCCGCATCCTCCTCTGGGAAGCGTTTGGCGTCCGCCGGTTCCGACCTTCATCGGAAGAAGCGTCGGCGCTCGGGCGTTCTCCAGTTCTTCGACGAGTCCGCAGTTGATGCTGGCTGTGATGACGCTGAATCAGATGAAGACGACGATGATAATGTCGATCGTG atttcattgaagatgagGCGAATAAACCTGGAGATCTTAAGGGAGCTGGAAAAGCCCATCAACTTCCATTTCTTGTAAAGGAAGAGGAGTTGAGTGGTGATGAATTAGAAGAGCTAATCAAAGATCGTTATGGTCGTGATTCTAAGTATGTTGTACATGAGGATGATGCTAAAGTGTTTGATGATGTATCTCACGCACATGATATGAAGGACCCCAATATTTGGAGAGTCAAATGCATG GTTGGTCGTGAGAGGCAAATCACCTTCTCCCTCATGCAAAAGTTCATTGACTTGCAAAATTTTGGAAGTAAATTGCTGATAATTTCTGTGTTTACGCTTGACCATGTTAAAGGTTATGTTTACATTGAAGCTGACAAAGCATATGATGTCTCTGAG GCATGCAAAGGGTTTATGAACTTATATCCAAGCAGAATAGGTGCTGTCCCCAGAAATGAAGTTCCTCAATTGCTATCTGTCCAAAATAAATCATTTGAAGTTGTTGAAAATGCATGGGTTCGCTTGAAGAATGGGAAATATAAAGGCGATCTGGCACAG GTTGTGGCAGTTGAGGCTGGACAGAAACGAGCTACAATAAAGTTGGTTCCTAGGATTGATCTACAAGCTATGTCCAAAAAATTT gGCGGTGGAATATCTTTAAAAGAGGCTGAAATTCCATCTCCGCGCTTGATAAATGCTGTTGAACTAGA GGATTTCAGGCCTCACATTCAAGTTAGGCGGGATCGCCAAACAGGTGAAGAGTTTGATGTCCTTGATGGCTTAATGCTCAAAGATGGTTTTGTGTATAAGAAAGTGTCGATTGGGTCCTTAGTCTGCTGGGGTGTAAAGCCATCTAAATCTGAACTCCTGCAATTTAGTGAGTCAAATAAAGATGAACCTGAGGATTTAGGTTGGATTTCTAGTGTCTATAGTGGGCAGCAGAAGATTAAGGTGGTTGAAGCATCACATCAAAAGTCAGATGATAAGCAAGGAAATGGATATAAGCTATTTGACCTTGTTCTGTTCGG CCGTAGGGATTTTGGTGTTATCATTGCTTTGGAAGATGAAAGCTGTCAT ATACTGAAAGGTGGAATGGGATGCCCAGAAGTGGTGACAATGAAGCAGCAGGAGATAAAAAGTATTTGTGCTGATAAAATGTTTACAGCTTCTGACCGGAGCAAGAAAACCATATACATTAATGATGTTGTTAAGGTTTTGGAGGGCCCCCTAGAG GATAAACAAGGAGATGTCCGGCATATGTACAGAGGAACATTATTCATATATGATGACTTTCAAACAGAAAGTAGTGGCCTTTTCTGTGTCAAATCTGAATTATGTGAGAAGATAATGGACCTCAAAAGTTCTTCTTGTGGAAAGAAG GGTGGCAAATCAAGCAGTTCATTTACCCCCTCTGCACCTACAACACTAGATGGGGAAGAAGATAACGGCAACTTAT TAAGTAGGCCTCGCCAAAAAATGAGAGAGCAAACCTACACCGTTGGCCAAACCTTGCGAATTCGTAAAGGACCCTTAAAAGGGTATCTTTGCCGTGTTGTTGGTGTATACCGCAGTGACGTAACTGTGAAACTGGATTCTCTTGCAAAAGTGTTAACAG TCAACGAGAATTTGCTTTCTGTTGCTAATTTGAAGAG GGATGAGCCAGCTGCCGCTGCTTCCTTTGATCATTTTGGAGCTCAGGATAGGAAGGATGCAG ATCAAGAACATGGAGCTAGCCTATGGGACAGCAAGGGCATATTTGGATCTGTGAGTGGTGCAGGTGATTCTAGTAGGGATGTTGATGGCTGGGATAAATCAACTGGACCAAGTGGGGAGCAAAATATTAGCTGgaacaaaaatattgaaaatactGCTGATGATGCAAATGATGATTGTTGGGCCAAGGCTTCAGTGAAGAAAGAATGTAGCAGTAGTAATGCATGGGAGAAGGATAAGCTTCCAATGGATGCAGGAGGGAGCTGGGACACAGAAGGCTTTAAAAAGGCCAATGAATCAGTAACTTTGGATAACCAGATGAGCAATTGGGATAAACCAAGGGCCACTGCAGGTTCTTTTGATGGCTGGGGTGTTGCATCTGACAAAGAAAAAGCTGTTAGTTTGGAGGAGGGAAGTTCTTGGGGTAGGACTGCTGCAGAGGTTGCCAATGACAAAAATGATTCTTGGGACACAAAAGGAAAATGTACAGgtagaaatgaagaagatgccTGGACAAAAGTTGGGTCTCTTGGAAAAGTTGTAGATGACAGCAAAAGTTGGGGAAGGTCAATTGATGGTCCAAGCCAAAGTAAAACAATTGATTCAACATTCCAAGGTGTTAAACAATCTGGGAATTGGGACAATGCTGCAGCATGCAAAACTGTATCAGCAGTTAGTGATGGTATCGGCAGCTGGGACCAAGTAAATTCTCCAAGTAGCAATCAACCTGAAAAATCAAACAAGGCAAAAGGTGAATCTAAATGGGAAAGTGAAGGCTGGGATAAAGCAGGCATTTCTACCAAAGGTCAAACCAATGGATGGAATGTTTCAAAATCTTCTGACCCTGCAGCTGGTTGGGACACTGTGAAAGGTCCAAGTGCTTGCCAATCTGACAATTGGAAAAAGGTGGAAGCCCCAATTGCTGGTGAAAGGGTTGGCTGGGAAAAAGCAGGAAGTTCTAGCCAAATTGACACAGACAGATGGAATGAATCAAAATCTTTTGGTGGGCATCAGCTATCAAGCTGGGATAAAGTTGAACATCCCGCTCATGGCCAATCTGAGAGCTGGGGTAAGGCAAAAAATGTTGGAGATGAAAGCAGTGgatggagcaaaaatggagTTCCTGGCCAAGATCAACCAGATGGGTGGAGTAAGCCAAAATCATCTTTTGGTGATCAAGCATCCAACTGGAACAATGATGCTAACAGTCATGGCCAGTCTGGGAGCTGGGGCAAGGCAAaaaatgttaatgaagatgaaAGTGGAGGATGGAACAAGGCAGGAGCTTCGTCTGGCCAAGTTCAACAGGATGGATGGAGTAAGCCCAAATCAGGTCATGGTGATCAAGTATCCAGCTGGAACAATGAACATAACATGGAGTCTGGCAAAAATAATGAGAACAGCTGGGAGAAAGCCAAAAGTTTTGAAGTTGGTGGGTTTGGTTGCGGAGGGGGGAGAGGAGAAAATGTAAATTGGGGAAATTGGGAGAATAAATCAGGTTTTAATGGAGAGGGAAGCTCAAGTTGGGGTGGAGGAAGGGGTGGAAATGGTGACTTCGGTAGGGGTAAAGATGAAGGGAACAAGTGGAGCCAGCCGAGAGACTCTGGGCCAAGCTGGGGAAGAGGACGAGGTCGGTTTGGAGGACGAGGAAATAGAGATCAAAATGACAGTTGGAATGCAGGGGGAGAATCTGAAGGAGGCTGGAGACCTGGAGGTGGTAGGGGCAGGGGTCGAAATGGGGGGAATAATGATAACAATTGGAATGGGGTGGGTGAATCTGAAGGTCGATGGAGATCTGGAGGTGGTGGTAGGGGTAGGGGTAGGGGTCACAATGCAGGGAATAATAATGACAGTTGGAATGGGGCAGGAGAATCTGGAGGTTGGAGATCTGGAGGTGGTGGTGAGGGTGGGGGTAGGGGTCACAATGTAGAGAATAATAACGACAGTTGGAATGGGGCAGGGGAATCTGGAGGTTGGAGATCTGGAGGTGGCGGTAGGGGTAGGGGCCACAATGGAGGAAATAATAATGACAGTTGGAATGGGGCTGGAGAATCTGAAGGAGGTTGGAGATCTGGAGGTGGTAGGGGTAGGGGTAGGGGTCGAAATGCGGGGAATAATGATAACAGTTGGAATGGTGTGGGAGAATCTGAAGGAGGTTGGAGATCTGGAGGTGGTAGGGGTAGAGGTCGAAATGCGTGGAACAATGATTACAGTTGGAAAGGGGAGGGAGAATCTGAGGGAGGTTGGAGATCTGGAGGTGGTAGAGGAAGGGGTCGAAATGTGCGGAATAATGATGATATTGCTGGCGGTCGTAGTTGGGGACGTGGCCAGGGTAGTGGTAGTGGTAGTGGTAGGTTTTACTCAACTGATTTGAAGAATGATGAAGATAAATTTAATGGAAATTTTGCCGGTTCAAGTTGGACCAACAATCAATATGGTGGCTGGGATAAATCCAAAGCTGATGGCCAAAGTGAAGCCACTGGAGGAATTAGCAGCCGACAAGGCAGGTGGAATGGAGGAAACTCTGCCGGTTCAAGTTGGGACAACAATGATCAATATGGTGGCTGGGATAAACCCAAAActgaatttaaaaatgaaacagCTGGAGGAAGTAGTAGCCAACAAGGTGGTTGGGATGGAGGAAAGTCTGCAGGTTCAAGTTGGGACAAGAGTCAGATTGGTGGCTTAGATAAAGCCAAAGCTGATGGTATAAGTGAAGCAGCTGGAGGAATTAGCAGCCATGGAGGTGGTTGGGATGGAGGAAAGTCTGCAGGTTCAAGTTGGGACAAGAGTCAGATTGGTGGCTTAGATAAAGCCAAAACTGATGGTACGAGTGAAGCAGCTGGAAGAAGCAGTGGCCATCGAGGTTGCTGGGATGGAGGAAAGTCTGCAGGTTCAAGTTGGGACAAGAGTCTGATTAGTGGCTTAGATAAAGCCAAAGCTGATGGTAAAAGTGAAGCAGCTGAAGGAAGTAGCAGCCATCGCGGTGGGTGGAATGGAGGAAACTCGTCCGGTAGGAATGACTCATCTGGGTGGGATAGCTCTTCTCAGGCTGCTAAGAATCACTCTGACTGGGTTAAGGATGTCAGTTTTGGTGAAGAAGCAGGTGAGTTTTCTAGTTGGAATAGCAACAAAGATGAAGCCCAGAAAACCTCCACTGCTGACAAAGGAGGCAACAGCTGGGATAAACCAGCTGGGAACTGGGGAAACACGAAGGACAGCGATGGTGACAAAGGTGGCTGGTAA